The Natranaerobius trueperi genome window below encodes:
- a CDS encoding Ku protein has translation MRPLWKGAISFGLVNVPVKMYAATEKKNIKFRYLHDDCKAPIEYKKVCSSCAKEVSKEEIVRGYEYEPGRYVVLEDEDFENLPDKQSRSIDIVEFIDLKEIDPVYYDKTYYLAPNETGEKGYQLLKQVLEEKGKVAVCQVVIRSKSMLSCIRVHNSTLTMETMYYPDEVRNPVEELGSDEFVDEAGEVSDKELEMAGKLVDGLTDSFNPDKFQDEYRKSLLDLIEAKIHNREIAEPKIETDERVVSLMDALEKSVDVIEEKSG, from the coding sequence ATGAGACCACTGTGGAAAGGTGCTATTAGTTTTGGACTTGTAAATGTACCCGTTAAAATGTATGCAGCAACTGAAAAAAAGAATATAAAGTTCAGATATTTACATGATGATTGTAAGGCTCCAATTGAATATAAGAAGGTGTGCTCTAGTTGTGCAAAGGAAGTATCAAAAGAAGAAATTGTAAGAGGGTATGAATATGAGCCAGGTAGATATGTGGTTTTAGAAGATGAAGACTTTGAAAATTTACCAGATAAACAGTCAAGATCTATTGATATAGTAGAGTTTATTGATCTTAAAGAAATTGATCCAGTATATTATGATAAAACATATTATCTAGCTCCAAATGAAACAGGCGAAAAAGGTTATCAATTATTAAAGCAAGTATTAGAGGAAAAAGGCAAAGTTGCTGTATGTCAGGTGGTAATAAGATCAAAGTCGATGCTTTCATGTATAAGAGTACATAACTCTACTTTAACTATGGAAACAATGTATTATCCTGATGAGGTCAGAAACCCAGTAGAAGAACTAGGAAGTGATGAATTTGTTGACGAGGCAGGTGAAGTTTCAGACAAAGAATTAGAAATGGCAGGAAAATTAGTAGACGGCTTAACAGATAGCTTTAATCCAGATAAATTTCAGGATGAATATCGTAAATCTTTACTTGATCTAATTGAAGCAAAAATTCATAATAGGGAAATTGCAGAACCCAAAATAGAAACTGATGAACGTGTAGTCAGTTTGATGGATGCTTTAGAAAAAAGTGTTGATGTAATTGAAGAAAAATCAGGTTAA
- the trxA gene encoding thioredoxin, which translates to MSKVLELTDDNFKKEVIQSGGPVLVDFWAPWCGPCKMVAPVIEDVAEEMDGKVKVCKVNVDENTDTAGEYSVMSIPTILLIKDGEVQDQVVGYLPKEDLIKKIEENL; encoded by the coding sequence ATGTCTAAGGTATTAGAATTAACAGATGATAATTTTAAAAAAGAAGTTATTCAATCAGGTGGTCCTGTATTAGTTGATTTTTGGGCTCCGTGGTGTGGACCTTGTAAAATGGTAGCTCCAGTAATAGAAGATGTTGCAGAAGAAATGGATGGGAAAGTTAAAGTTTGTAAGGTAAACGTAGATGAAAATACTGATACAGCAGGTGAGTACAGTGTGATGAGTATTCCAACTATTTTATTAATAAAAGATGGTGAAGTACAAGATCAAGTTGTTGGATATCTACCTAAAGAAGATTTAATTAAAAAAATTGAAGAAAACCTCTAA
- a CDS encoding YigZ family protein, translating to MVKEYVTVQKQTDKEIFIKKSRFISYVAPVSTETEAFDFINQIKERHSDATHNVFAFRVGLKSDFKRQSDDGEPSGTAGKPVLDVIENQGIRNVAVVVTRYFGGIKLGAGGLVRAYSHSAKEGIEKAKIVKRTLYQEYEIEIEYPQLGKLQNEIDERDDWFLRDIEYKENVRLVIAVPEGQDYLINYVENLTSGSGRYLLKGLIYL from the coding sequence ATGGTTAAAGAATATGTAACCGTTCAAAAGCAAACTGATAAAGAAATTTTTATAAAAAAATCCCGGTTTATTTCCTATGTTGCTCCGGTAAGCACAGAAACTGAAGCTTTTGACTTTATTAACCAAATAAAAGAAAGACATAGTGATGCTACACATAATGTTTTTGCCTTTCGAGTCGGTCTTAAGTCAGACTTTAAAAGACAAAGTGATGATGGAGAACCAAGTGGTACAGCTGGGAAACCAGTGCTAGATGTAATAGAAAATCAAGGAATTAGAAATGTTGCTGTTGTTGTTACTAGATACTTTGGGGGTATAAAATTAGGTGCAGGTGGCTTAGTTAGAGCATATAGCCACAGTGCAAAAGAAGGTATAGAAAAAGCAAAAATAGTTAAAAGAACTTTATATCAAGAATATGAAATAGAAATAGAGTACCCTCAGCTTGGTAAACTACAAAATGAAATTGATGAAAGAGATGATTGGTTTCTTAGAGACATCGAATATAAAGAGAATGTACGCCTTGTAATTGCAGTACCTGAAGGCCAGGATTATTTAATAAATTATGTTGAGAATTTAACTTCTGGTAGCGGGCGCTATCTTCTTAAAGGCTTAATTTATCTATAG
- a CDS encoding flavodoxin family protein, translating into MKSLILIGSPRKHGNSGIVANELQEKLSAHKNNIDCEKIWVADLDIRPCTACGYCDKVGKCIIKDEMQPLYTKVEEADIITFISPIYFGSITAQLKTFIDRFQPFYASKFLLNNPKIKKGSNKNVSLITISGMDRDYFFRNAQEIINIFCMNLNVDLGPTLHLKNIDYASEITEKPDQLNKVSELAQLLIQ; encoded by the coding sequence ATGAAATCTTTAATTTTAATTGGAAGTCCAAGAAAACACGGTAATTCTGGAATTGTTGCTAATGAATTACAAGAAAAATTATCTGCTCATAAAAACAATATAGATTGTGAAAAAATTTGGGTTGCTGATCTAGACATTAGGCCTTGTACCGCTTGTGGGTATTGTGATAAGGTAGGTAAATGCATAATTAAAGATGAAATGCAACCTCTTTATACTAAGGTTGAAGAGGCCGATATTATTACTTTTATTTCACCCATCTATTTTGGTAGTATTACTGCTCAACTAAAAACCTTTATCGATCGTTTTCAACCTTTTTATGCATCTAAATTTCTTTTAAATAACCCTAAAATCAAGAAGGGTTCTAATAAAAATGTTTCATTAATTACAATCTCTGGAATGGATAGAGACTATTTCTTTAGAAATGCTCAAGAAATTATAAATATATTTTGTATGAATCTTAATGTTGATTTAGGTCCAACACTTCATTTAAAAAATATTGATTACGCTTCAGAGATTACTGAAAAACCAGATCAATTAAATAAAGTTTCGGAGTTGGCACAACTTTTAATTCAATAG
- a CDS encoding RNA polymerase sigma factor, whose translation MDLSKERLAELATKAIHDEQAFEELYNYFFPKVYYYILQRVNNKAIAEDLVSNIFLKALRNLTSLKNSRDFQGWLFSIARNALIDHYRKAGRKKEEASEAVSDDKTILYETPEDQLLIKEHNNQIYQALDTLSPEQSEVVILRFMHELKLKEIAKVIDKSEGAVKGLLYRALKKLSIHFQDREVQK comes from the coding sequence TTGGATCTGTCAAAAGAACGTCTGGCAGAGTTAGCCACAAAAGCCATACATGATGAACAGGCCTTTGAAGAATTATATAATTACTTTTTCCCTAAAGTTTATTATTATATTCTACAACGTGTAAATAATAAGGCAATAGCCGAGGATTTAGTATCAAATATTTTTCTTAAAGCTTTAAGAAACCTTACATCTTTAAAAAATTCTAGAGACTTTCAGGGGTGGCTATTTTCTATAGCAAGAAATGCTCTGATCGATCATTACAGAAAAGCTGGCCGTAAAAAGGAAGAAGCTTCTGAGGCTGTCTCTGACGATAAAACAATCCTTTATGAAACACCCGAGGATCAACTCTTAATAAAGGAACATAATAATCAAATTTATCAAGCATTAGATACTTTATCCCCTGAGCAAAGTGAAGTTGTGATATTAAGGTTTATGCATGAATTAAAACTAAAAGAGATAGCAAAGGTAATTGATAAAAGTGAAGGGGCAGTTAAAGGTCTCTTATATCGGGCATTAAAGAAACTATCTATACATTTTCAAGATAGGGAGGTGCAAAAATGA